In Vicinamibacterales bacterium, a genomic segment contains:
- a CDS encoding glycosyltransferase family 2 protein, whose product MKKLIIQIPCLNEAQTLPATLADLPRSMAGVDVVEILVIDDGSRDGTAEVARACGAHHIVRLRRNQGLAAAFRAGIDAGLKLGADFIVNTDADNQYAGHEIPRLLAPLLRGEADICIGDRNIAELRHMSWRKRQLQALGSWVVRQVSNTSVPDTTSGFRAYTREAALRMTIVSEFSYTLESIIQAGKKRMAIAHVPIAVNPRTRESRLFDSVFSYIKRSGATIVRIYAMYEPLKVFTYLGLTIFGGGVLLALRYGYYVLRSEGFKHTGSLIAAAVLMIVGFMVLVIGLVADLISANRKLLEDLLYRVRGLELPPEERDREGPTVTHASERVDRWEH is encoded by the coding sequence ATGAAAAAACTGATCATCCAGATTCCGTGCCTCAATGAGGCGCAGACGCTGCCGGCCACGCTCGCCGACCTGCCGCGGAGCATGGCCGGCGTGGACGTCGTCGAGATCCTGGTGATCGACGACGGCTCGCGCGACGGCACGGCGGAGGTGGCCCGCGCCTGCGGGGCGCATCACATCGTGCGGCTGCGGCGCAATCAGGGGCTGGCGGCGGCGTTCCGCGCCGGCATCGACGCCGGCCTGAAGCTCGGCGCCGACTTCATCGTCAACACCGACGCCGACAACCAGTACGCCGGGCACGAGATCCCCAGGCTGCTCGCGCCGCTGCTGCGCGGCGAGGCCGACATCTGCATCGGCGATCGCAACATCGCGGAGCTGCGGCACATGTCGTGGCGCAAGCGGCAGCTGCAGGCGCTCGGCAGCTGGGTGGTCCGGCAGGTGTCGAACACCTCGGTGCCCGACACCACCAGCGGCTTCCGCGCCTACACGCGCGAAGCCGCGCTGCGCATGACCATCGTCTCCGAGTTCTCGTACACGCTGGAGTCGATCATCCAGGCCGGCAAGAAGCGCATGGCCATCGCCCACGTGCCGATCGCGGTCAACCCGCGGACGCGCGAGTCGCGCCTGTTCGACAGCGTCTTCTCCTATATCAAGCGGTCCGGCGCCACCATCGTCCGCATCTACGCGATGTACGAGCCGCTGAAGGTCTTCACCTACCTGGGGCTCACGATCTTCGGCGGCGGCGTGCTGCTCGCGCTGCGCTACGGCTACTACGTGCTGCGAAGCGAAGGCTTCAAGCACACCGGCTCGCTCATCGCCGCGGCGGTGCTGATGATCGTCGGCTTCATGGTGCTGGTGATCGGCCTCGTGGCGGATCTGATCTCCGCCAACCGCAAGCTGCTCGAGGATCTGCTCTACCGGGTGCGCGGGCTCGAGCTGCCGCCCGAGGAGCGCGACCGCGAGGGGCCGACGGTGACGCACGCGTCCGAACGCGTCGACCGGTGGGAACACTAG
- a CDS encoding glycosyltransferase family 2 protein, with protein sequence MADPSAVSVVIPAYNESAAIAEVIAVLRGAAHWREIIVVDDGSTDGTGERAAAAGATVVRHPYNIGNGAAVKNGIRRAGGDYILIVDADGQHPAEDALRLVDKLGPYDLVVGARSARTQATHARRAGNGLLNRFASYLTGRDIPDLTSGFRAARASGLREFLHLLPNGFSTPTTTTLAFIKGGYSVTFEPIHARQRTGQSKIKLARDGAKFLMIIFKIITIFSPFRIFLPISAAALALGAGYGMWNVVMHSRIPNGSVLLILFAVVVFLVGLVSEQISALRFEGRR encoded by the coding sequence GTGGCGGATCCCTCCGCAGTCTCGGTCGTCATCCCCGCGTACAACGAGAGCGCGGCCATCGCCGAGGTGATCGCGGTGCTGCGCGGCGCGGCGCACTGGCGGGAAATCATCGTCGTCGACGACGGCTCGACCGACGGCACCGGCGAACGCGCCGCCGCCGCCGGCGCCACCGTCGTCCGACATCCGTACAACATCGGCAACGGCGCCGCGGTGAAGAACGGCATCCGCCGCGCCGGCGGCGACTACATCCTGATCGTGGACGCCGACGGCCAGCATCCCGCCGAAGATGCGCTCCGCCTGGTGGACAAGCTCGGCCCCTACGACCTCGTGGTCGGCGCGCGCTCGGCGAGAACCCAGGCGACGCACGCCCGGCGCGCCGGCAACGGCCTGCTGAACCGGTTCGCGAGCTACCTCACGGGACGCGACATCCCGGATCTCACGTCAGGGTTCCGCGCCGCACGCGCATCCGGCCTCCGCGAGTTCCTGCATCTGCTGCCCAACGGCTTCTCGACGCCGACGACGACGACGCTGGCGTTCATCAAGGGTGGGTACAGCGTGACGTTCGAGCCGATTCACGCGCGGCAGCGGACGGGACAATCGAAGATCAAGCTGGCGCGCGACGGCGCGAAGTTCCTGATGATCATCTTCAAGATCATCACGATCTTCAGCCCGTTCAGGATCTTCCTGCCGATCAGCGCCGCGGCGCTCGCGCTCGGCGCCGGCTACGGCATGTGGAACGTGGTGATGCACTCGCGCATTCCCAACGGATCGGTGCTGCTGATTCTGTTCGCGGTCGTCGTGTTCCTCGTCGGGCTGGTGTCGGAGCAGATCTCCGCGCTGCGGTTCGAAGGACGGCGGTGA
- a CDS encoding polyprenol monophosphomannose synthase has protein sequence MNVLIVTPTYNERDNLPVLAEGVLKYDGTRMLVVDDGSPDGTGAVADALAARHPGRIEVMHRTGPRGLGRSYVDGLLHAIREGRAEFICQMDADLSHNPDYLPELVRAAGSQDLVIGSRYLRGVSVVNWPLHRIFLSAFGNRYIRLITSLSASDCTSGYRCWRREALARMPIADMVSDGYSFLVEMLYEAQRRGLRIGEVPIIFIERRVGQSKLSGNVLLESLIMPWRLVFRSRS, from the coding sequence ATGAACGTGTTGATTGTCACTCCGACGTATAACGAGCGCGACAATCTGCCGGTCCTCGCCGAGGGCGTTCTCAAGTACGACGGCACCCGCATGCTGGTCGTCGATGATGGATCGCCGGACGGCACCGGCGCGGTGGCGGACGCGCTGGCGGCGCGGCATCCCGGGCGCATCGAAGTGATGCATCGCACCGGGCCGCGCGGGCTGGGGCGTTCGTACGTCGACGGCCTGCTCCACGCGATCCGCGAAGGGCGTGCCGAGTTCATCTGCCAGATGGATGCCGACCTGTCGCACAATCCGGACTACCTGCCGGAACTGGTTCGCGCCGCCGGGTCGCAGGACCTGGTGATCGGCTCGCGCTATCTGCGCGGCGTCAGCGTCGTGAACTGGCCGCTGCATCGGATCTTTCTGAGCGCGTTCGGCAACCGCTACATCCGGCTCATCACCTCGCTGTCGGCCAGCGACTGCACCAGCGGGTACCGCTGCTGGCGGCGCGAAGCGCTGGCGCGCATGCCGATCGCCGACATGGTCTCGGACGGCTACTCGTTCCTCGTCGAGATGCTCTACGAGGCGCAGCGGCGCGGCCTGCGGATTGGCGAGGTGCCGATCATCTTCATCGAGCGCCGCGTCGGGCAGTCGAAGCTCTCCGGCAACGTCCTCCTCGAGTCGCTGATCATGCCCTGGCGGCTCGTGTTCCGCTCACGCTCGTAG
- a CDS encoding glycosyltransferase family 4 protein, with product MRHVVVMVTTSYPRFPGDSVGTFMEPIARTVAARGHEVHIVAPWHPRIVRGRVEDGVHFHFFRYAPVESLNVFGYAAGLRADVTLKAAAWLAAPLALAAGWFKAMRVARKRRATVMHGHWVVPGGVIAAAARPALPLVVSLHGSDVFVAERTPPAGAAARRVFARAGFVTACSEDLARRAIALGAPADRIEVVPYGVDTTRFRPAPERRAALRSRLGIGDDRPLVVAAGRLVRKKGFEYLIDSMAALRAVHLAIAGDGDLAAELHERAIRAGVADRVHLLGNLPQDEVGAWFGAADVVAIPSVRDDSGNVDGLPNTALEALASGTAVVATAAGGLGSVVLDDRTGAVVPERDSAALARTITALLGDPARRARLGAAGREAVIARFGWPAAAERFEFAYDRALAFRSLSR from the coding sequence ATGCGCCACGTCGTCGTGATGGTGACGACATCGTATCCGCGGTTCCCCGGCGATTCCGTCGGCACGTTCATGGAGCCGATCGCCAGGACGGTGGCGGCGCGCGGCCACGAAGTGCACATCGTCGCGCCGTGGCACCCGCGCATCGTGCGCGGCCGGGTGGAAGACGGCGTGCACTTTCATTTCTTCCGGTATGCCCCGGTCGAGTCGCTGAACGTGTTCGGCTACGCCGCCGGACTCCGCGCCGACGTGACGCTCAAGGCGGCGGCATGGCTGGCGGCGCCGCTGGCGCTCGCGGCGGGATGGTTCAAGGCGATGCGCGTCGCCCGGAAGCGCCGCGCGACGGTGATGCACGGCCACTGGGTCGTGCCGGGCGGCGTGATCGCCGCCGCCGCCCGCCCGGCGCTGCCGCTCGTCGTCAGCCTGCACGGGTCGGATGTGTTCGTCGCCGAGCGGACCCCGCCGGCGGGCGCGGCGGCGCGGCGGGTGTTCGCGCGCGCCGGCTTCGTAACCGCGTGCAGCGAGGACCTGGCGCGGCGCGCGATCGCGCTCGGCGCGCCGGCGGACCGGATCGAGGTCGTGCCGTACGGGGTGGATACCACGCGCTTCCGGCCGGCGCCGGAACGGCGCGCGGCGTTGCGCTCGCGTCTTGGCATCGGCGACGATCGGCCGCTCGTCGTCGCCGCCGGACGGCTGGTTCGCAAGAAGGGCTTCGAGTACCTGATCGATTCCATGGCGGCGCTGCGCGCCGTCCACCTCGCGATCGCGGGGGATGGCGATCTCGCGGCGGAGCTGCATGAGCGCGCCATCCGCGCCGGCGTCGCCGATCGCGTGCACCTGCTCGGCAACCTGCCCCAGGACGAGGTCGGCGCATGGTTCGGCGCCGCCGACGTCGTCGCGATTCCGTCCGTGCGCGACGACAGCGGCAACGTGGACGGGCTGCCGAACACCGCGCTCGAGGCGCTGGCGTCGGGCACGGCAGTAGTCGCGACGGCGGCGGGCGGCCTCGGCAGCGTGGTCCTGGACGACAGGACTGGCGCCGTGGTGCCGGAACGTGACTCGGCGGCGCTGGCCCGGACGATCACCGCGCTGCTCGGCGATCCGGCGCGCCGCGCCCGGCTCGGCGCGGCCGGCCGCGAGGCGGTCATCGCCCGTTTCGGCTGGCCGGCTGCGGCGGAACGGTTCGAATTCGCTTACGATCGTGCTCTTGCCTTCAGGTCACTCAGCCGATAA
- a CDS encoding glycosyltransferase family 2 protein — MSAESPVKGLSVFFPAYNDSGTIASLVITALRSARKLTSDFEVIVVNDGSADRTAEILDELARTYPEVRVVHHERNRGYGGALRTGFATATRELVFYTDGDAQYDPSEMELLWRRLDDSVDVVNGYKISRSDPMHRIVIGRLYHHTVKLLFGLRVRDVDCDFRLIRRSVFDKVRLEKDSGVICLEMMKKITDAGFRIAEVPVHHYHRAYGKSQFFNFGRLFRTGVDVMKLWVSLVIRREHLKAPGRVVHDSNVR, encoded by the coding sequence ATGTCCGCTGAAAGCCCGGTGAAGGGGCTGAGCGTGTTCTTTCCCGCTTACAACGACAGCGGGACTATCGCGAGCCTCGTCATCACGGCGCTCCGCAGCGCCCGCAAGCTGACGTCCGACTTCGAGGTCATCGTCGTCAACGACGGCAGCGCCGACAGGACCGCGGAGATTCTCGACGAGCTGGCGCGGACCTACCCCGAGGTGCGCGTCGTCCACCACGAGCGCAATCGCGGCTACGGCGGCGCGCTGCGGACCGGTTTCGCGACGGCCACTCGCGAACTGGTCTTCTACACCGACGGCGACGCGCAGTACGATCCGTCCGAGATGGAGCTCCTGTGGCGGCGGCTGGACGATTCGGTGGACGTCGTCAACGGCTACAAGATCAGCCGTTCGGATCCGATGCACCGCATCGTCATCGGCCGGCTGTATCACCACACCGTGAAGCTGCTGTTCGGGCTCCGCGTCCGCGACGTCGATTGCGACTTTCGCCTGATCCGGCGCTCGGTGTTCGACAAGGTGCGGCTCGAGAAGGACAGCGGCGTGATCTGCCTCGAGATGATGAAGAAGATCACGGACGCGGGATTCCGCATCGCCGAAGTGCCGGTGCACCACTATCACCGGGCGTACGGGAAGTCGCAGTTCTTCAACTTCGGCCGGCTGTTCCGCACCGGCGTGGACGTGATGAAACTGTGGGTCTCGCTGGTGATCCGGCGGGAGCATCTCAAGGCGCCGGGCCGCGTCGTTCATGATTCGAATGTCCGGTAG
- a CDS encoding DegT/DnrJ/EryC1/StrS family aminotransferase → MSGSVPFLNLTPGEDAQDIRTAIDRVVSRGWFVLGPELEAFEAEFAAACGAPYAVGVGTGTDALMLALRVHGIGPGDEVITSPLSAAYSALAIMMTGARPVFADIDPDRLTIDPRAAEAAVTPRTRALLPVHLYGQPADMPALMQVAERHRLLVVEDCCQAHLAACAGRPVGSFGAAAAYSFYPTKNLGALGDGGAVTVADGQIAARLRRLRNGGQTDRYQHLEFGVNTRLDEVQAAILRARLKWLPRWTQQRRALAARYRSALETAPIAVPAEYDPGHVYHLFPVLCRRRDALQTQLKARGIETLIHYPVPIPRQPALQSERPAMCPVADRVCAEVLSLPLHPGLTSQTVDEVAAAVREFAPVA, encoded by the coding sequence ATGTCCGGTAGCGTCCCGTTCCTGAACCTCACGCCCGGCGAAGACGCGCAAGACATCCGGACCGCCATCGATCGCGTGGTGTCGCGCGGCTGGTTCGTGCTCGGCCCCGAGCTCGAGGCCTTCGAGGCGGAATTCGCCGCCGCCTGCGGCGCGCCGTACGCCGTCGGCGTGGGCACCGGCACCGACGCGCTGATGCTCGCGCTGCGCGTCCACGGCATCGGCCCGGGGGACGAAGTCATCACCTCGCCGCTGTCAGCCGCCTACTCCGCGCTCGCAATCATGATGACCGGCGCGCGTCCGGTCTTCGCCGACATCGATCCCGATCGACTGACGATCGATCCGCGCGCCGCGGAGGCGGCCGTCACACCGCGGACGCGCGCGCTGCTGCCCGTCCATCTCTACGGTCAGCCGGCCGACATGCCGGCGCTGATGCAGGTCGCGGAGCGGCACCGGCTGCTCGTCGTCGAGGACTGCTGCCAGGCGCACCTCGCGGCGTGCGCGGGGCGTCCGGTGGGTTCGTTCGGCGCCGCCGCGGCATACAGCTTCTATCCGACGAAGAATCTCGGCGCGTTGGGCGACGGGGGGGCCGTCACCGTCGCCGACGGCCAGATCGCGGCCCGGCTTCGCCGCCTGCGCAACGGCGGACAGACGGATCGTTACCAGCACCTCGAATTCGGCGTGAACACGCGGCTCGACGAAGTGCAGGCGGCGATCCTGCGGGCCCGCCTGAAATGGCTGCCGCGCTGGACGCAGCAGCGGCGGGCGCTGGCGGCGCGGTATCGCAGCGCGCTCGAGACGGCGCCGATCGCGGTCCCCGCCGAATACGATCCCGGGCACGTGTATCACCTGTTCCCGGTACTCTGTCGCCGCCGCGACGCGCTTCAGACACAGCTGAAAGCGCGCGGCATCGAGACGCTGATCCACTATCCGGTGCCGATCCCGCGGCAGCCCGCGCTCCAGTCCGAACGGCCCGCGATGTGTCCCGTCGCCGACCGCGTCTGCGCCGAAGTGCTGTCGCTCCCGCTCCATCCGGGGCTGACGTCGCAGACGGTCGATGAGGTGGCCGCGGCGGTCCGCGAGTTCGCTCCCGTGGCGTGA
- a CDS encoding MBOAT family O-acyltransferase: MVFNSLQFLWFFVVVYGLYRAAAALLPPPGARRAQNWLLLVASYYFYAAWDYRFLALLAASTLVDYTCGLLMGRTSDRARRRTLLWLSIGFNLTLLGFFKYFNFFADNLHALFAALGWQLDFVTVRILLPIGISFYTFVTMSYVIDVYRGEIEPTRKLVDFAVFVAYFPHLVAGPILRATALLPQIAGMRRITPQQMRDGAWLCAWGFFQKIFVADNLGPLVSKVFESDTHPAGVNVLLATYAFAFQIYGDFAGYSNIARGTSKWMGIELIENFRFPYLVTTPQAFWRHWHISLSTWLRDYLYIPLGGSRGGAWKTRRNLFVTMLLGGLWHGAAWTFVLWGVYQGILLILYRPFEAAFSKLTAAWRFAAWAVMFHLTCYGWLIFRSTSFGKLRELTVSLFTQFAPGSADIPGLLVPLLVYTGPLLIVHLLEARADDVLAVPRLPIGVRYTIYVATLYLILLFGNFGGSDFIYFQF; this comes from the coding sequence GTGGTTTTCAATTCCCTCCAGTTCCTCTGGTTCTTCGTCGTCGTCTACGGGCTCTACCGCGCGGCGGCGGCGCTGCTGCCGCCGCCCGGTGCGCGGCGCGCGCAGAACTGGCTGCTCCTCGTCGCCAGCTACTACTTCTACGCGGCATGGGACTACCGCTTCCTCGCCCTGCTGGCCGCCTCGACGCTGGTCGACTACACGTGCGGGCTGCTCATGGGCCGGACGTCGGATCGGGCGCGGCGACGGACGCTGCTGTGGCTGAGCATCGGCTTCAACCTGACGCTGCTCGGCTTCTTCAAGTACTTCAATTTCTTCGCCGACAACCTCCACGCGCTGTTCGCCGCACTCGGCTGGCAACTCGACTTCGTGACCGTGCGCATCCTGCTGCCGATCGGGATCTCGTTCTACACCTTCGTGACGATGAGTTACGTCATCGACGTGTATCGCGGGGAGATCGAGCCGACGCGCAAGCTGGTGGACTTCGCGGTGTTCGTCGCGTACTTTCCCCACCTCGTCGCCGGCCCGATCCTGCGCGCGACGGCGCTGCTGCCGCAGATCGCCGGGATGCGCCGGATCACGCCGCAGCAGATGCGCGACGGCGCGTGGCTGTGCGCCTGGGGGTTCTTCCAGAAGATCTTCGTCGCCGACAACCTCGGTCCGCTGGTGTCGAAGGTGTTCGAGTCGGACACGCACCCTGCCGGCGTCAACGTCCTGCTCGCCACCTACGCGTTCGCATTCCAGATCTACGGCGACTTCGCCGGCTACTCGAACATCGCGCGGGGCACGTCGAAATGGATGGGGATCGAGCTGATCGAGAACTTCCGCTTTCCCTACCTGGTGACGACGCCGCAGGCGTTCTGGCGTCACTGGCACATCAGCCTCTCGACCTGGCTGCGTGACTACCTCTACATCCCGCTCGGCGGCAGCCGCGGCGGGGCGTGGAAGACGCGTCGCAACCTCTTCGTGACCATGCTGCTCGGCGGGCTGTGGCACGGCGCGGCATGGACCTTCGTGCTCTGGGGGGTCTACCAGGGAATCCTGCTGATTCTCTACCGGCCGTTCGAGGCGGCGTTTTCGAAGCTGACCGCGGCCTGGCGCTTCGCCGCCTGGGCCGTCATGTTCCACCTGACGTGTTACGGCTGGCTCATCTTCCGGTCCACCTCGTTCGGGAAGCTTCGCGAGCTGACGGTCAGCCTGTTCACGCAGTTCGCGCCCGGGTCGGCCGACATTCCAGGCCTGCTCGTCCCGCTGCTCGTCTACACGGGTCCGCTGCTCATCGTCCATCTCCTCGAGGCGCGGGCAGACGATGTCCTCGCCGTGCCGAGACTGCCGATCGGGGTGCGCTATACCATCTATGTAGCGACGCTCTATCTGATCCTGCTGTTCGGCAACTTCGGCGGTTCGGACTTCATCTACTTCCAGTTCTGA
- a CDS encoding glycosyltransferase family 39 protein, with translation MDLLLLLLRVAGVCWLPGWAIFRLPLADRDRRAALPAEERAFWAIVLSAATSIVVVLALAAAHRYSFERLLIADGVLVVALAAAARFDVRLGPAARRAGPAVIVPILLAVFAAWRFLPPAEYIIGGKDPGVYVNEGIQIAQRGALVAADPVVAAVPGFARDLFLPSDRPADEYLAPRFMGFYILDPDRGRVVAQFPHVFPASIAIGYGLNGLTGARMAVVFWGVLGVLSVYCLGARLLGRPAAAAAALLLSLHVIQLWFARYPNADIVMQALLLAAILASARAHVDGDAFFAPVAAVLLGLLLFLRVDAVVAAAAVIAGVLLGYAVRQRFHWPFWPPLAAAAALAWWYYTGPMRAYVEVPLAFLWRVPAWQFIALAALGIVLIGLVAAGRRSDAASRRVTALLPPVLTVIVVALAAYAFLLRQPGGKLTDYDAHALRTFANFYFTVPALIAALVGYALLARSIFWRDPAFMLTITAFSLFFFYKIRIVPDHFWMARRFVPVILPGALLLVAGAALTGVRGRLLFTRAIRGPIGIVFLALLAVHYARAARPVVEHVEYAGIAARLEALAARIGDDDLLIAESRDAGSDVHVLALPLAYIYGRNVLVLATPVPDKPTFAAFLDAARTRYRRVLFLGGGGTDLLSSRWTVEPIESVRFQVPEYDSPRNAYPRFSKQKEFDYSVYVFGPRSTEPPPDTLDVGVGDDLHVLRFHAKEQSNGITYRWTQAQSFLVVDRVPPGAKTLVLSMADGGRPAAAPAADVTVLIGGRALGTVRVRGGFRDYEVPIPGEVAAAAAAGGEPVRVTIRTPAWNPLRTLGTNDDRDLGVMLDRVAVR, from the coding sequence ATGGATCTGCTGCTGCTCCTTCTGCGCGTCGCCGGCGTCTGCTGGCTGCCGGGGTGGGCGATCTTCCGGCTGCCGCTCGCGGATCGCGACCGTCGTGCGGCGCTGCCGGCGGAGGAGCGCGCCTTCTGGGCGATCGTGCTGAGCGCGGCGACCTCCATCGTGGTGGTGCTCGCGCTGGCGGCGGCCCACCGGTACAGCTTCGAACGGCTGCTCATCGCGGACGGCGTGCTCGTCGTGGCGCTGGCGGCGGCGGCGCGATTCGACGTGCGGCTGGGGCCGGCGGCGCGCCGCGCCGGGCCCGCGGTGATCGTCCCGATCCTGCTCGCCGTGTTCGCCGCGTGGCGGTTCCTTCCGCCCGCCGAATACATCATCGGCGGCAAGGACCCGGGCGTGTATGTCAACGAGGGAATCCAGATCGCGCAGCGAGGCGCGCTGGTCGCGGCCGATCCGGTCGTGGCGGCCGTTCCGGGATTTGCCCGCGATCTGTTCCTGCCGAGCGACCGGCCGGCGGATGAATACCTCGCCCCGCGGTTCATGGGGTTCTACATCCTCGACCCGGATCGCGGCCGCGTGGTCGCGCAGTTCCCCCACGTGTTCCCGGCGTCGATCGCGATCGGCTACGGGCTGAACGGCCTGACCGGCGCGCGCATGGCGGTCGTGTTCTGGGGCGTGCTCGGCGTGCTGTCGGTGTATTGCCTCGGCGCGCGGCTGCTCGGCCGTCCTGCCGCGGCGGCGGCAGCGCTGCTCCTGTCGTTGCACGTCATCCAGCTCTGGTTCGCGCGCTATCCCAACGCCGACATCGTCATGCAGGCGCTGCTGCTGGCGGCGATCCTCGCCAGCGCGCGCGCACACGTGGACGGCGACGCGTTCTTCGCGCCGGTCGCCGCCGTCCTGCTCGGGCTGCTGCTGTTTCTGAGAGTCGACGCCGTGGTCGCGGCCGCCGCGGTGATCGCCGGCGTGCTGCTCGGCTACGCGGTCCGTCAGCGGTTCCACTGGCCGTTCTGGCCGCCGCTCGCCGCGGCGGCGGCGCTCGCGTGGTGGTACTACACCGGTCCGATGCGGGCCTACGTGGAAGTCCCGCTGGCATTCCTGTGGCGCGTCCCGGCGTGGCAGTTCATCGCGCTTGCCGCCCTGGGGATCGTCCTGATCGGTCTGGTCGCCGCCGGACGGCGTTCCGACGCCGCATCGCGCCGGGTCACCGCGCTGCTGCCGCCGGTGCTGACGGTAATCGTTGTGGCGCTGGCGGCGTACGCGTTCCTGCTGCGGCAGCCCGGAGGAAAGCTGACCGACTACGACGCCCACGCGCTGCGGACCTTCGCGAACTTCTACTTCACCGTACCGGCGCTGATCGCGGCGCTCGTCGGCTACGCGCTCCTGGCGCGCTCCATCTTCTGGCGCGACCCCGCGTTCATGCTGACGATCACCGCGTTCTCGCTGTTCTTCTTCTACAAGATTCGCATCGTCCCGGATCATTTCTGGATGGCGCGGCGGTTCGTTCCCGTCATCCTCCCGGGGGCGCTGCTGCTGGTGGCGGGCGCCGCGCTGACCGGCGTGCGCGGCCGGCTGCTGTTCACGCGCGCGATCCGCGGACCGATCGGGATCGTGTTCCTGGCGCTGCTGGCGGTTCACTACGCCCGCGCCGCCCGGCCGGTCGTGGAGCACGTGGAGTACGCCGGCATCGCAGCGCGGCTCGAGGCGCTGGCGGCACGAATCGGAGACGACGACCTCCTGATCGCCGAATCACGCGATGCCGGTTCGGACGTTCACGTGCTGGCGCTCCCGCTCGCCTACATCTACGGCCGCAACGTGCTGGTGCTGGCGACCCCGGTGCCGGACAAACCCACCTTCGCCGCGTTCCTCGACGCGGCGCGCACGCGCTACCGGCGCGTGCTGTTCCTCGGCGGCGGCGGCACCGACCTGCTGTCGTCGCGCTGGACGGTCGAGCCGATCGAGAGCGTCCGGTTCCAGGTCCCCGAATACGACTCGCCGCGCAACGCCTATCCGCGCTTCAGCAAACAGAAGGAGTTCGACTACAGCGTCTACGTATTCGGCCCGCGGTCGACGGAGCCGCCGCCGGACACGCTCGACGTCGGCGTCGGCGACGATCTCCACGTGCTCCGCTTTCACGCCAAGGAACAGTCCAACGGCATCACCTATCGCTGGACCCAGGCGCAGTCGTTCCTCGTGGTCGACCGCGTTCCCCCCGGCGCGAAGACGCTGGTGCTGTCGATGGCCGACGGCGGCCGGCCCGCGGCGGCGCCGGCGGCCGACGTCACCGTCCTCATCGGCGGCCGCGCGCTCGGCACGGTTCGCGTGCGCGGCGGCTTCCGCGACTACGAGGTGCCGATTCCGGGTGAGGTCGCGGCAGCGGCGGCCGCCGGCGGCGAACCGGTGCGCGTGACCATCCGCACGCCGGCGTGGAATCCGCTTCGCACGCTCGGCACGAATGACGACCGCGATCTCGGCGTCATGCTGGATCGCGTGGCGGTAAGATGA
- a CDS encoding glycosyltransferase family 9 protein has translation MALTIYDRRERALVTLADALLQPAAVRRFFRRGRPGAPRRILCLRIERIGDLLMTLPALAELRALAPDATIDLVVGSWNRDIASAIPGVSAVETLDAAWLARGASGRSPLGLAARAARWRSRKYDLAINFEPDIRSNVALAASGARRTAGFRSGGGGPLLDVALDYDPSRHTADNAVRLVRAALGGSAEAAPATLQIPDASRAEAERLLAPLGTRLKAGMHVSGGRDVKQWPEARFREVAEHLVRDRSAAVVLTGAPADRPQVDLVRAALPPERTLDLSGTANLLTVAAVIQQLDLFVTGDTGPMHLAHAVGTPIVAVFGPSDPRRYAPRGLRDVVVRIDLPCSPCNRIRLPPARCTGHTPDCLAGIDAAQVIAAIDDVLREAER, from the coding sequence ATGGCCCTGACCATCTACGATCGCCGCGAGCGGGCGCTCGTGACGCTCGCGGATGCGCTGCTCCAGCCGGCGGCCGTTCGACGCTTCTTCCGGCGCGGGCGGCCCGGGGCTCCCCGCCGCATCCTGTGCCTGCGGATCGAGCGCATCGGCGATCTCCTCATGACCCTGCCGGCGCTCGCCGAGTTGCGCGCGCTGGCGCCGGACGCGACGATCGATCTCGTGGTCGGCAGCTGGAACCGCGACATCGCGTCGGCAATCCCGGGCGTGAGCGCCGTCGAAACGCTGGACGCCGCCTGGCTGGCGCGCGGCGCGTCGGGGCGTTCACCGCTTGGGCTCGCCGCCCGCGCGGCGCGCTGGCGATCGCGCAAGTACGACCTCGCGATCAATTTCGAGCCGGACATCCGATCGAACGTGGCGCTGGCGGCATCCGGCGCCAGGCGGACGGCGGGGTTCCGCAGCGGCGGCGGCGGCCCGCTGCTCGACGTCGCGCTCGACTACGACCCGAGCCGGCACACCGCGGACAACGCCGTCCGCCTCGTGCGCGCCGCGCTGGGCGGATCTGCCGAAGCGGCACCGGCGACGCTGCAGATCCCCGATGCATCCCGCGCCGAGGCGGAACGGCTGCTGGCACCGCTCGGCACCCGCCTCAAGGCCGGCATGCATGTCAGCGGCGGCCGCGACGTGAAACAGTGGCCGGAGGCGCGATTCCGTGAAGTCGCCGAGCACCTGGTCCGCGATCGCTCCGCCGCCGTGGTGCTGACGGGCGCGCCCGCCGATCGGCCGCAGGTGGACCTCGTGCGCGCCGCCCTGCCGCCGGAACGCACGCTCGATCTCTCCGGCACCGCGAACCTCCTGACCGTCGCCGCCGTGATCCAGCAGCTCGACCTGTTCGTCACGGGCGATACCGGCCCGATGCACCTCGCGCACGCCGTCGGCACGCCGATCGTGGCGGTGTTCGGCCCGTCCGACCCGCGGCGCTACGCGCCGCGCGGGCTGCGCGACGTGGTGGTGCGCATCGATCTGCCGTGCAGTCCGTGCAACCGCATCCGCCTGCCGCCGGCTCGCTGCACCGGCCACACGCCCGATTGCCTCGCCGGCATCGACGCCGCACAGGTGATCGCCGCGATCGACGACGTGCTCAGGGAGGCGGAGCGATGA